Proteins encoded within one genomic window of Myxococcus virescens:
- a CDS encoding CheR family methyltransferase, with the protein MADGAPWSGVRAFLSARTGMALSGPQVRRLDERLAARSQGLTPHQYLMFLQSPSGVTDLEDLIAAVVVNKTDLFRDEVQLAAFRAQVLTPLVARNRRPLRVWSAGCATGEEVATLLVLLAEAGADPDSTVLGTDIAGDTLRRARWLAYGREQLRRVPPELRSRYFVRSGAKEALTPALRERASFQCHNLMESPYPVAPGGGGFDVIFCRNVLIYFTAEAFQRTVEALAGSLAPGGALVLSASEPLLRVPATLRVRRGEQAFFYVRPEEGASEPSPAPRSWNGAASPSRKRGTTLPPGRAPERARTEAPHGLSVPAPLEVGDVRGAVATAPEPSPEACAEADLLFACVLDGAASGVSDAVAEQDLRRCLTLDPDHAAARYLLGLLLEQCRRTVEAAAEYRRAFQALESGRSRPVAFFLNPDRLRVACAHAAERLEFSIQRR; encoded by the coding sequence GTGGCTGACGGCGCGCCATGGTCCGGAGTGCGCGCCTTCCTGTCGGCGCGGACGGGGATGGCCCTGAGCGGCCCTCAGGTCCGCCGGCTGGATGAGCGGCTGGCGGCGCGCAGCCAGGGCCTCACGCCGCACCAGTACCTGATGTTCCTCCAGTCCCCGTCGGGCGTGACGGACCTGGAGGACCTCATCGCCGCGGTGGTGGTGAACAAGACGGACCTCTTCCGCGACGAGGTGCAGCTCGCCGCGTTTCGAGCGCAGGTCCTCACCCCACTGGTGGCGAGGAATCGGCGGCCCCTGCGCGTCTGGAGCGCGGGCTGCGCCACGGGCGAGGAGGTGGCCACGCTGCTCGTCCTGCTCGCGGAGGCAGGGGCCGACCCGGACAGCACGGTGTTGGGGACGGACATCGCCGGGGACACGCTGCGCCGTGCGCGGTGGCTGGCGTACGGCCGGGAGCAGCTGCGCCGCGTCCCACCGGAGCTGCGCTCGCGGTACTTCGTCCGGTCCGGCGCGAAAGAAGCCCTGACGCCCGCACTGCGGGAGCGTGCGAGCTTCCAGTGCCACAACCTGATGGAGTCGCCGTATCCGGTGGCGCCCGGCGGAGGCGGCTTCGACGTCATCTTCTGCCGCAACGTCCTCATCTACTTCACCGCGGAGGCCTTCCAGCGCACCGTGGAGGCGCTCGCGGGGAGCCTGGCGCCCGGCGGCGCGCTGGTGCTGTCCGCGTCCGAGCCGCTGCTCCGGGTGCCGGCAACGCTCCGTGTGCGGCGCGGCGAGCAGGCCTTCTTCTACGTCCGGCCGGAGGAAGGGGCGTCCGAGCCGTCGCCAGCCCCGCGCTCCTGGAACGGCGCTGCGTCACCTTCAAGGAAGCGTGGCACGACCCTGCCCCCGGGCCGAGCCCCTGAGCGCGCTCGCACCGAGGCTCCCCATGGGCTTTCGGTCCCGGCGCCCCTGGAGGTGGGGGACGTCCGGGGGGCCGTGGCCACCGCGCCCGAGCCCAGCCCGGAGGCCTGCGCGGAAGCAGACCTCCTCTTCGCCTGCGTGCTGGATGGCGCCGCCTCGGGTGTCTCCGACGCCGTGGCGGAGCAGGACCTGCGTCGCTGCCTGACGCTGGACCCGGACCATGCCGCCGCCCGGTATCTGCTCGGGCTGCTCCTGGAGCAGTGCCGGCGCACCGTTGAGGCTGCCGCCGAGTACCGCCGGGCCTTTCAGGCCCTGGAGTCGGGCCGTTCGCGCCCCGTGGCCTTCTTCCTCAACCCCGACCGCCTCCGGGTGGCCTGCGCGCATGCTGCCGAGCGACTGGAGTTTTCCATCCAGAGGCGGTGA
- the cheB gene encoding chemotaxis-specific protein-glutamate methyltransferase CheB, with protein MGKKVSVLVVDDSLICRQLICEALSKDPDIEVVGTCADGKQAVEMTKELRPHVITMDVDMPVMDGLTATEHIMAECPTPILVLTADPRSQAPELTYRALELGALALQIKPAIDAGPDAWNLVREIRLLSSVRVIRHLRRPQRGPLLPPRVATSVLPAVSMGVVVVAASTGGPQVLFKMLSELPADFPAPIVIVQHINAAFAESLAGWLAGASKLKVRLAQDGEPLMPGHVLIAPPGQHTVIPFRGRVGIKLGVERDGHMPSGTVLLESAARTYGRRAVGLVLTGMGADGADGLLAIKQAGGLAVAQNEESCVVFGMPGAAVERKAVDHLIHGDEVASTLVRLARGESLSVGR; from the coding sequence ATGGGCAAGAAAGTGTCGGTGCTGGTGGTCGATGACTCCCTCATCTGCCGACAGCTCATCTGCGAGGCGCTGAGCAAGGACCCCGATATCGAAGTCGTGGGCACCTGCGCGGACGGCAAGCAGGCTGTGGAGATGACCAAGGAGCTGCGTCCCCACGTCATCACCATGGACGTGGACATGCCCGTCATGGACGGGCTCACGGCCACCGAGCACATCATGGCCGAGTGCCCCACGCCCATCCTGGTGCTCACGGCGGACCCGCGCTCACAGGCGCCGGAGCTGACGTACCGCGCGCTGGAGCTGGGCGCGCTCGCCCTGCAAATCAAGCCTGCGATCGACGCCGGGCCGGACGCGTGGAACCTGGTTCGCGAAATCCGGCTGCTGTCCTCGGTGCGTGTCATCCGCCACCTGCGCCGGCCCCAGCGCGGCCCGTTGTTGCCGCCCCGGGTGGCCACGTCGGTGCTGCCAGCGGTGTCCATGGGCGTGGTGGTGGTGGCGGCGAGCACGGGCGGGCCCCAGGTGCTCTTCAAGATGCTGTCGGAGCTGCCCGCGGACTTCCCGGCGCCCATCGTCATCGTCCAGCACATCAACGCCGCCTTCGCGGAGTCCCTGGCGGGGTGGCTGGCCGGGGCCAGCAAGTTGAAGGTGCGGCTGGCGCAGGACGGAGAGCCGCTGATGCCGGGGCACGTCCTCATCGCTCCGCCGGGGCAGCACACCGTCATCCCCTTCCGGGGACGCGTGGGGATCAAGCTGGGCGTGGAGCGGGATGGGCACATGCCGTCCGGCACGGTGCTGCTGGAGAGCGCCGCTCGCACCTATGGTCGGCGCGCGGTGGGCCTGGTGCTGACGGGCATGGGCGCGGATGGCGCGGATGGCCTGCTGGCCATCAAGCAGGCGGGCGGACTGGCGGTGGCGCAGAACGAGGAGTCCTGCGTGGTGTTCGGCATGCCGGGCGCGGCGGTGGAGCGGAAGGCGGTGGACCACCTCATCCACGGTGACGAAGTCGCTTCGACGTTGGTGCGACTGGCGCGGGGAGAGTCCCTCTCGGTGGGACGCTGA
- a CDS encoding hybrid sensor histidine kinase/response regulator: MTPSERLLRQFRDLVTVRLERITRSLMELESGASAEAGRGVLRELHGLKGEARMMGFDDVNVLVHEMEELVRCTEPLRYALSPASTDALLTTADAVLVFSGTQAADEPPPAVERLVAWLQECVRSESVRLPPGSLAPAEGAPATPEAAGRVGAQGGPPSAVQTNPGASPGRLLTVPVAEGTRPHVPPPGRSAMPSLVSPQASGAAASSGAGARAASSAPSVQGANGLTAPRQPESRPDTAVRIGVESLDLLTSAVTNLTQVARRRELANARRLALARELSQLAREAEDLGPAGAALAARLGSAKEMAAVLHRESKLLSNAELRDLGMLVEEVQTLRMLPLSVLFEPYPRMVRDLSRALGKEVELVVDGEDTRADRAVVEALREPLMHLVRNALDHGLETRVDRVTADKKPRGCLTLRAAREGNRINLRVEDDGMGVDPVQLRKVAVRRGLFDESAANALSDAAARELIFLPGFTSRDVVTDLSGRGVGLDAVRTSIQALGGDVGVESAPGWGTIFELRVPVSLTVAPLLFIQVGTETLALSATHVSRALKVDSVDQCEVAGRPSLLVEGRVLPLAPLSSLLGLGPPRPAREGELALVVKSQSGAAALVVDRVLEERVQAILPLKGILGRFGHLTGATSLADGRLAMVLSAAFLTASAHQGNALPRPPPSVEPGPEARRRRILVVDDSPLTRELIANLLEAVGYDTVIASDGAEALEVLESHPVDLVVTDLEMPGVNGLELARRLKGHPVHSRLPVVILTTRGGEDDRRRGLAAGVDGYITKGDLVRQDLVDVVRRLLG; encoded by the coding sequence GTGACCCCGAGCGAGCGCCTGCTCAGGCAGTTCCGGGACCTGGTGACGGTGCGCCTGGAGCGCATCACCCGGTCCTTGATGGAGCTGGAGTCTGGCGCCAGCGCGGAGGCGGGGCGGGGCGTGCTGCGAGAGCTGCACGGCTTGAAGGGGGAAGCCCGGATGATGGGCTTCGATGACGTCAACGTGCTGGTGCACGAGATGGAGGAGCTGGTCCGCTGCACCGAGCCCTTGCGCTACGCGCTCTCACCCGCGTCCACGGATGCGTTGCTGACCACGGCGGACGCCGTGCTCGTGTTCTCCGGGACGCAGGCCGCCGATGAGCCGCCGCCCGCGGTGGAGCGGCTCGTCGCGTGGTTGCAGGAGTGCGTCCGCTCCGAGTCGGTGCGGCTGCCGCCCGGAAGCCTCGCGCCCGCAGAAGGAGCCCCCGCGACTCCGGAGGCCGCTGGCCGCGTAGGCGCCCAAGGTGGCCCCCCCTCCGCCGTGCAGACGAACCCGGGGGCTTCTCCGGGGCGGCTGTTGACGGTCCCCGTCGCGGAGGGGACCCGGCCTCACGTGCCTCCACCGGGCCGGAGCGCGATGCCCAGCCTCGTCTCTCCGCAAGCCTCTGGCGCCGCGGCGTCCTCCGGGGCGGGAGCCCGGGCGGCCTCCTCGGCTCCATCGGTGCAGGGGGCCAACGGCCTCACGGCACCCCGACAGCCCGAGTCACGTCCGGACACCGCGGTGCGCATCGGCGTGGAGAGCCTGGACCTGCTCACCAGCGCCGTCACCAACCTCACGCAGGTGGCGCGTCGCCGGGAGCTGGCCAATGCCCGGCGCCTGGCCCTGGCCCGTGAGCTGAGCCAGCTTGCTCGCGAGGCGGAAGACCTGGGGCCCGCGGGCGCCGCGCTGGCGGCACGGTTGGGTTCGGCCAAGGAGATGGCCGCGGTCCTCCACCGCGAGTCGAAGCTGCTTTCCAACGCGGAACTGCGCGACCTGGGCATGTTGGTGGAGGAGGTGCAGACGCTGCGCATGCTGCCGCTCTCCGTCCTCTTCGAGCCCTACCCGCGCATGGTGCGCGACCTGTCCCGCGCGCTGGGCAAGGAGGTGGAGCTGGTCGTCGATGGCGAGGACACTCGCGCCGACCGCGCCGTCGTGGAGGCGCTTCGCGAGCCGTTGATGCACCTGGTCCGCAACGCCCTGGACCACGGACTGGAGACGCGGGTGGACCGCGTCACGGCGGACAAGAAGCCGCGTGGCTGTCTCACGCTGCGTGCCGCTCGAGAGGGCAACCGCATCAACCTCCGTGTCGAGGACGACGGCATGGGCGTGGACCCCGTCCAACTCCGCAAGGTGGCCGTGCGCAGGGGGCTGTTCGACGAGAGCGCCGCCAACGCCCTGTCGGACGCCGCGGCCCGCGAGCTCATCTTCCTGCCGGGCTTCACCTCGCGGGACGTCGTCACCGACCTGTCGGGCCGGGGCGTGGGGTTGGACGCGGTCCGCACCTCCATCCAGGCCCTGGGCGGCGACGTCGGGGTGGAGTCTGCGCCGGGCTGGGGCACCATCTTCGAGCTGCGCGTCCCCGTCTCCCTCACCGTGGCCCCGCTGCTCTTCATCCAGGTGGGGACGGAGACGCTGGCCCTGAGCGCCACCCATGTCTCGCGGGCGCTGAAGGTGGACTCGGTTGACCAATGCGAGGTGGCCGGCCGCCCGTCGCTCCTGGTGGAAGGCCGGGTCCTGCCGCTGGCCCCGCTGTCGTCACTGCTGGGGCTGGGGCCTCCGCGGCCCGCTCGCGAGGGTGAGCTTGCCCTGGTGGTGAAGAGCCAGAGCGGCGCGGCGGCGCTGGTGGTGGACCGCGTCCTGGAGGAGCGGGTCCAGGCCATCCTCCCCTTGAAGGGCATTCTGGGCCGCTTCGGCCACCTCACCGGGGCCACGTCCCTGGCGGATGGGCGCCTGGCCATGGTGCTCTCGGCGGCCTTCCTCACCGCCAGCGCTCACCAAGGCAATGCCTTGCCGCGTCCTCCCCCATCGGTGGAGCCCGGTCCCGAGGCCCGGCGGCGCCGCATTTTGGTGGTGGATGACTCGCCCCTCACCCGGGAGCTCATCGCCAACCTGCTGGAGGCGGTGGGGTACGACACCGTCATCGCCTCGGACGGCGCGGAGGCCCTGGAGGTCCTGGAGTCTCATCCCGTGGACCTGGTCGTCACGGACCTGGAGATGCCGGGGGTGAACGGCCTGGAACTGGCCCGGCGCCTGAAGGGGCACCCCGTCCATTCGAGGCTCCCGGTGGTCATCCTCACCACCCGTGGCGGGGAGGATGACCGGCGGCGGGGGTTGGCGGCCGGGGTGGACGGCTACATCACCAAGGGCGACCTGGTGCGCCAGGACCTGGTGGATGTGGTGCGGCGACTGCTGGGCTGA
- a CDS encoding methyl-accepting chemotaxis protein, with amino-acid sequence MSAQKGPRRASFSRHLMAPVPLANLVGAALSLRFASLTLAEPLAGRMGLMGILGGALCATALVSGAAVSLGRQRTLRGLERGDVPTTPRTLASAVAEVTRAPDEAFLGSLGLWLVTTLALGACMWLGVGVELAVAARIAALGLLFGPLTALLVYCLVVLRSRKVVLWLAELGMTHAQLIEAMPRRAELRARLAAFAFVAVMTPAVLSAQLASALSNHIFTRLMAERDVSRQVMLAQELRVEALTQGGGLVLLVFALALTAAYLGGTMLGKPLRELSREAKRIAEGDLASPRVVPAEDEVWDVSAAFTTMRVHLADVMSQLQRAGAQISATTEEILTTSGRYEAGATEQASSLDETSATTEELARSARQIAENAGSVAEIAQRTLGAAQQGQGSAEAFLGSMARMRQDNGAISSAVVRLNKRVQQIGKIVEFINGVADKSELLALNAELEGTKASEVGRGFSLVAAEMRRLAENVLESTKEIEGLIEEVREASAAAVSATEGGVRAVETGTTLAQQVSESLRQIVDLAGQTSYAVRSISLATQQQQMGTDQLADTMADILRITQQSLNATKQVTTANTDLLVLARDLQGVVERFQIGQEPLGEEGG; translated from the coding sequence GTGAGCGCGCAGAAGGGCCCCAGGCGGGCCTCCTTCAGCCGGCATCTCATGGCGCCCGTCCCGCTGGCGAACCTGGTGGGTGCGGCGCTCAGCCTGCGTTTCGCCTCGCTCACCCTCGCCGAGCCGCTGGCGGGCCGGATGGGCTTGATGGGCATCCTGGGCGGCGCGCTCTGCGCGACGGCGCTGGTGTCGGGGGCCGCTGTGTCCCTGGGACGGCAGCGCACCCTGCGCGGGCTGGAGCGTGGGGATGTGCCCACCACGCCGCGGACGCTGGCGTCGGCGGTGGCGGAGGTGACGCGCGCGCCGGACGAGGCCTTCCTGGGCTCGCTGGGACTGTGGCTGGTCACCACGCTGGCCCTGGGCGCGTGCATGTGGCTGGGCGTGGGCGTGGAGTTGGCGGTGGCCGCTCGCATCGCCGCGCTGGGCCTGCTCTTCGGGCCGTTGACCGCGCTGCTCGTGTACTGCCTCGTCGTGCTTCGTTCGCGCAAGGTGGTGCTGTGGCTGGCGGAGCTGGGCATGACGCACGCGCAGCTCATCGAGGCCATGCCCCGGCGCGCGGAGCTGCGTGCGCGGCTGGCGGCCTTCGCCTTCGTGGCGGTGATGACGCCCGCGGTGCTGTCCGCGCAGCTCGCGTCGGCGCTGAGCAACCACATCTTCACCCGGCTCATGGCGGAGCGGGACGTCAGCCGTCAGGTGATGTTGGCGCAGGAGCTTCGAGTCGAGGCGCTGACGCAGGGCGGAGGGCTGGTGCTGCTCGTCTTCGCGCTGGCGCTGACGGCCGCCTACCTGGGCGGCACCATGCTGGGGAAGCCCCTCCGGGAGCTGTCGCGCGAGGCGAAGCGCATCGCCGAGGGAGACCTGGCCAGCCCGCGCGTGGTGCCCGCGGAGGACGAGGTCTGGGACGTCTCCGCGGCGTTCACCACCATGCGCGTGCATCTGGCGGACGTGATGTCGCAGTTGCAGCGGGCGGGCGCGCAGATTTCGGCGACCACGGAGGAGATTCTCACCACGTCGGGACGCTACGAAGCGGGCGCGACGGAGCAGGCCAGCTCGCTGGACGAGACGAGCGCTACCACGGAGGAGCTGGCGCGTTCGGCGCGGCAGATCGCCGAGAACGCGGGCTCGGTGGCGGAGATTGCCCAGCGCACGCTGGGCGCGGCGCAGCAGGGGCAGGGGAGCGCGGAGGCCTTCCTGGGCTCCATGGCGCGCATGCGCCAGGACAACGGCGCCATCTCCTCCGCCGTGGTGCGGCTCAACAAGCGCGTGCAGCAGATTGGCAAGATCGTCGAGTTCATCAACGGCGTCGCTGACAAGTCGGAGCTGCTGGCGCTCAACGCCGAGCTGGAGGGCACCAAGGCCAGTGAGGTGGGCCGGGGCTTCTCGCTGGTGGCGGCGGAGATGCGGCGGCTGGCGGAGAACGTGCTGGAGTCCACGAAGGAGATTGAGGGGCTCATCGAGGAGGTGCGCGAGGCCTCCGCCGCGGCCGTGTCCGCCACCGAGGGCGGCGTGCGCGCGGTGGAGACGGGCACCACGCTGGCGCAGCAGGTGTCCGAGTCGCTGCGGCAGATTGTCGACCTGGCCGGGCAGACGTCCTACGCGGTGCGCAGCATCTCCCTGGCCACGCAGCAGCAGCAGATGGGCACCGACCAGCTCGCCGACACGATGGCGGACATCCTCCGCATCACCCAGCAGAGCCTCAACGCCACCAAGCAGGTGACGACGGCGAACACGGACCTGCTCGTGCTCGCCAGGGACCTGCAGGGCGTGGTGGAGCGCTTCCAGATTGGCCAGGAGCCGCTGGGGGAGGAGGGCGGGTGA
- a CDS encoding DUF6209 family protein, producing the protein MVRRFLPFLLPLVLVASTATAQTTPTSITFDGDWNETPSVELIPVGGQVVVNYDISRLPQCRGTTSSGNPTWTITGHVQVNRGPVVSFWVAGHAPDGNPTQRTLHLPAGLSGALVMWFDISSQGCQAWDSNHGNNYHFAIGAPTLSFNANWDEAVAGTLRAGEQFIVNYDVARLPECRATYNGPAWAIVAQYRFDNGPIHETAVTGSGWSVPTAITAPAGARHLEMWFRNTDRSSCVSYDSDYGSNYHFAVE; encoded by the coding sequence TTGGTCCGGCGATTTCTTCCCTTCCTCCTCCCGCTGGTGCTGGTGGCGTCCACGGCCACGGCGCAGACCACCCCCACCTCCATCACCTTCGATGGCGATTGGAACGAGACGCCGTCGGTGGAGCTGATTCCCGTGGGCGGGCAGGTGGTCGTCAACTACGACATCAGCCGCTTGCCGCAGTGCCGGGGCACCACCTCCTCGGGCAACCCGACCTGGACCATCACCGGCCACGTCCAGGTGAACCGCGGCCCGGTGGTGAGCTTCTGGGTGGCCGGCCACGCGCCGGACGGCAACCCCACCCAGCGCACCCTGCATCTCCCGGCGGGGTTGAGCGGCGCCCTCGTGATGTGGTTCGACATCTCGAGCCAGGGCTGCCAGGCCTGGGACTCCAACCACGGGAACAACTACCACTTCGCCATCGGCGCGCCGACCCTCTCCTTCAACGCGAACTGGGACGAGGCGGTAGCGGGCACGCTGCGCGCCGGCGAGCAGTTCATCGTCAACTACGACGTGGCCCGCCTGCCCGAGTGTCGCGCGACATACAACGGCCCGGCCTGGGCGATTGTCGCGCAGTACCGCTTCGACAACGGCCCCATCCACGAGACGGCCGTCACCGGCTCCGGCTGGTCCGTGCCGACGGCCATCACCGCTCCGGCCGGCGCCCGCCACCTGGAGATGTGGTTCCGCAACACGGACCGCAGCTCCTGCGTGAGCTACGACAGCGACTACGGCTCCAACTATCACTTCGCCGTGGAGTGA